Part of the Natrialbaceae archaeon AArc-T1-2 genome, TGCCCGCAGCCGGCTGGGCCGTTCCACGGGCGAAACCTCGCTTTACTGTCGCAACCGATCGCTGCGCACTACGGTCGCGTGACGACGTACGTCACCACGAACAACAAGAGCGCACCCGTCGCGACGTTGACCAGCGAAAACGTCATCACGCCGAGGAGGTCGAGCCCCCAGACGACCGTCCACGCGAACGCCGTCGAGAGGAGGGCGTTCAACGCGAGCACGACCCGCGGATCGCCACGAGAGGATTCAAGTCCCTCGGAGAAACCGCCGTCGCCGTCCCTGCTCATACTGTGAACGGGGTCGTTCACCACTTAGCTCTTTGTCCGTTGGGGGTGAAGCAGGCGGTATGCACCGGCCGCGAAACCGAAACGGCACCCCGGTCGATCCGGTCCCGTTCGTCGTCGTCGCCGCCCTCGTGACCATGCTGTCGATCTCGTTTGGCCCGGTGTACGGCATCTCCTACGGACTCTCGGTGTCGACGTCGCTTGCCGTCTCCGTGGCCGTCTCGCTCGTGGTGGCCGCGGGAGCGTACTACCAGCTCGTCTGGCTGGCGACGCCGGAGGCGGCCGGCGAGATCGCCGTCGAGAGTCGCTTTCTCCGGCTGCTGTACGGCGGTGCCGCACTCGGGGCCGTGCTCGTGGGGCTGACGATCCCGCTTCTGTGACGGGGACGACACGACCCGTTCTGACTCCGTCGTCCGTCGTCGACCACGACTACGGCGATCGGAGCACGACCGTCTCGCCAGCCGCCGTCGAAAACGGATCGGTACTCTCTCCCTTTCGTCCGTCCCCGATCCGTTCCCACTCCGTGTCGGTGACGAGGGCGTCCTCGAGCGCCGTCCGGATCGCCGTCTCGTCGACGTCGGTGCCGATCACGACGAACGCCGTCCGGCGGTCGCCGTAGTCGTCGTGCCACTCGAGGTCGGGCCGGTTCGAGCGGTACATCTCGCGTTCGACGTCGGGAAGGCTTGCGATCCACGGACCCTGTGCAGTGACCCGCACCGACGGGCCGGCCTGGCTTACGGACTGTCGAAACTCGTTACCGGCGATCCAGAGCGTTCCTTTCGAGCGGACGACGCCGTCGGGCAGGTCACGGAGCGTCGTGGCGATCCGGTCGGGATGAAACGGGCGGCGACGGCGGAACGTGAACGAGGAGACGCCGTATACCTCGTCGGGGTGGCGGTGGTCGTGGTGCTCGTCCTCGAGCGCTCGCTTCCAGCCCGCCAGCCCGTCGATCGCACTCGCGTCGAACAGCTCGACCTCGAGCAGCCGGTCGGGATCGACGACGGAAAACTCCGTCCGGATCGTCTCGGCGTCGGGCTGGAGCGTCCCGACGAGTTCCTCGGCGTCGTCGAGTTCGTCGGACGTACAGCGATCGGCCTTGTTCAGCAGGACGACGTTCGAAACCTCGACCTGTTCGACGAGCAGATCCGACAGCGGCCGGTCGCCCTCGGTTCCCCGACGTTCGGGACCCCCCGATCCGGCGAAGGCGTCGAGGAACTGCCGGGTGTCGAGGACCGTCACCAGCGCGTCGACGCGGTAGCGTGCGGCGACCCGTGACTCGGTCGTGAACAGCCGGGCGACGGGCGCCGGCTCGGAGATACCCGACGACTCCACGACGAGGACGTCAAACGACCGCTCGCGTGCGAGCCGGACGACGGCCGTCTCGAGGTCGTCCTGGAGTTCACAGCAGATACAGCCGTTCGAGAGTTCGGTGACCCCGCCGTCGGGGTCGAGTTCGGAGCCGTCGGCGATCAACTCGGCGTCGACGTTGACCGCTCCCATATCGTTGACTAAGACGGCGATCTCGCGGTCGTCGGCGGTCCGGAGCAGGTGGTTCAGAAGCGTCGTCTTTCCGGCTCCGAGCCCGCCCGAGAGGATCGTCACCGGGATCCGGTCGCTCATACAGAACAAAGACGCCTGTGGCTTTTGAACGTCCCGCTCGAGGCCACGACAGCTTTTACTGTCGCCCGCGCCTCCTCTCGAGCGATGACAGTGGCCGATCGCATCGCGGCCTACCGCGTGACACTCGAGGAGTGGCTCCGTGGACTCTACCACGGGATGGTCTCCCACCCGGCCTACGAGAAGATCGAGAAGGAAGCCGAAGACGCCGAAGACGCGTTCATGCTGGCCTGCTTCCCCGACGCCTTCGGCGTTCCTTCGCCGGTCTCGTACTACACCGCCGAGTTGCTCCCCTACCTCGAAGACGAGTTCGAGGCCTGGGAGCGCAGACTCTGGGACCGCGACAGCTACATCGAGCGCAAGGGCCAGCAGTATCACTTCTGATGGAGCCGTTCGTCTTCTTCGGCGGGAAAGGCGGCGTCGGCAAGACGACCGTCTCCTGTGCGTACGCCCGCAAGTGTGCCGACGCGGGCCTCGAGACGCTCGTCGTCTCTACGGATCCGGCACACTCGGTCTCGGACGTGTTCGACCAGTCCTTCGGCGACGTCCCCGAACCCGTTGGGGGGATCGCGGGCCTCTCCGCGCTCGAGATCGACCCCGACGCGGAAGTGACCGCCCACCTCGAGGAGATCCGCAGCCAGCTTTCCGAGCAGGTGTCGGCGGCGATGGTCAACGAGATCAACCGCCAGCTCGAGATGGCCCACCAGACGCCGGGGGCCTACGAGGCCGCGCTGTTCGATCGGTTCGTCGACGTGATGCGAAACGCAGACGCCTACGACCGAGTCGTCTTCGACACCGCACCGACCGGAGCGACGCTTCGCTTGCTCGGTCTGCCGTCGTTTC contains:
- a CDS encoding CobW family GTP-binding protein; protein product: MSDRIPVTILSGGLGAGKTTLLNHLLRTADDREIAVLVNDMGAVNVDAELIADGSELDPDGGVTELSNGCICCELQDDLETAVVRLARERSFDVLVVESSGISEPAPVARLFTTESRVAARYRVDALVTVLDTRQFLDAFAGSGGPERRGTEGDRPLSDLLVEQVEVSNVVLLNKADRCTSDELDDAEELVGTLQPDAETIRTEFSVVDPDRLLEVELFDASAIDGLAGWKRALEDEHHDHRHPDEVYGVSSFTFRRRRPFHPDRIATTLRDLPDGVVRSKGTLWIAGNEFRQSVSQAGPSVRVTAQGPWIASLPDVEREMYRSNRPDLEWHDDYGDRRTAFVVIGTDVDETAIRTALEDALVTDTEWERIGDGRKGESTDPFSTAAGETVVLRSP